A genomic window from Helicobacter suis HS1 includes:
- a CDS encoding disulfide bond formation protein B → MQVRTFYFLFSLAIIAIVAFPVGIANLILGFIYHDSPCILCWAERQSMVYIALSGLFILRYGLKPKYIALMLLIIVGGLYQSFYHLGNHALEDVGQGFALTIFRLHTQFWAELVFWLAALVLGSLLFFAPNFNTQDHPRQLTRSNRWAFAIFSALVASNMLQAFISTGPFPYLGHGNPIRFSWKFAENIWSTQSWNYMGFPRIFSKRIVDKPILANQEYPFDHNYHHAPIVITKELSLLEQRISKLSLNSPISDLNFLATSEKKQQPKQPPSTAIDLLGSFGMEKPISEGCAPALKPPPYHFSPNVFAGNNALFKNAFLITTQNEGLYIVDTTLQKVLVHLILDRHYSVTVGSLVGANMVGSTIRLMGANKSSVDVHYNPKAHNNFQNFLVGAHHFDEIGRSRLRTSRASTHYILSARSDGIHTYMLTVPNKYYKKLILVSMLDQDLGLSSESVVQTSKRTPLKNKRTLGEFYITGLSFYQGRLFALSKAYNALLVINPYDATIIDAYGLPSLIKNASALAFMDNQLIITGYSKHHDIFYTLDISNLSFDLPPAEKPTLKAPTLQTHGC, encoded by the coding sequence ATGCAGGTGCGTACCTTTTATTTTCTCTTTTCTCTGGCCATTATCGCTATTGTGGCCTTTCCTGTGGGTATTGCAAATTTGATCTTGGGCTTTATCTACCATGATTCTCCTTGTATTTTATGCTGGGCTGAGCGCCAAAGCATGGTTTATATTGCCCTCTCTGGCCTGTTCATCTTGCGCTATGGGCTCAAACCTAAATACATCGCTCTTATGCTACTTATCATTGTAGGGGGGCTATACCAAAGTTTTTATCATCTAGGCAACCACGCGCTTGAAGATGTAGGGCAAGGGTTTGCGCTCACTATTTTTAGACTACACACCCAATTTTGGGCTGAATTAGTGTTTTGGTTGGCTGCGCTTGTTTTGGGTTCTTTATTATTCTTTGCGCCTAATTTTAATACCCAAGATCACCCCCGCCAACTCACCCGCTCTAATCGCTGGGCTTTTGCTATTTTTAGTGCGCTGGTTGCCTCTAATATGCTCCAAGCTTTTATTTCTACCGGACCTTTCCCCTATCTAGGGCATGGCAATCCTATTCGCTTTTCTTGGAAATTTGCTGAAAATATTTGGAGTACACAAAGTTGGAATTACATGGGTTTTCCTAGAATTTTTAGCAAACGCATAGTGGATAAACCCATTTTAGCTAACCAAGAATACCCTTTTGATCACAACTACCACCATGCCCCTATTGTGATTACCAAAGAATTAAGCCTTTTAGAGCAAAGAATTAGCAAATTATCTTTAAATTCTCCGATTAGCGATCTTAACTTTCTAGCCACTTCTGAAAAAAAACAACAACCCAAACAACCTCCCAGTACAGCAATAGATTTACTAGGCAGTTTTGGCATGGAAAAACCTATTTCAGAAGGGTGCGCTCCCGCGCTTAAACCCCCGCCCTATCATTTTTCTCCAAATGTGTTTGCAGGTAATAATGCCTTGTTTAAAAATGCCTTTTTAATCACTACCCAAAATGAAGGGTTATATATCGTAGATACAACACTACAAAAAGTCTTGGTACATCTAATTTTAGACAGGCATTATTCTGTAACGGTGGGAAGTCTTGTAGGAGCAAATATGGTAGGTAGCACGATTCGCTTAATGGGCGCTAATAAAAGTAGTGTAGATGTGCATTACAATCCAAAGGCCCACAATAACTTTCAAAATTTTCTAGTAGGGGCGCATCATTTTGATGAGATTGGCCGTAGCCGTTTGCGCACTAGCCGCGCCTCTACTCATTATATTTTAAGCGCTAGAAGTGATGGTATCCACACTTACATGCTCACAGTTCCTAATAAATACTATAAAAAGCTAATCTTAGTTAGCATGCTTGATCAAGATTTGGGTTTGAGTTCTGAAAGTGTTGTGCAAACCTCTAAACGCACACCTCTTAAAAACAAGCGTACTCTAGGGGAATTTTACATCACAGGGCTTTCTTTTTACCAAGGACGACTCTTTGCACTAAGCAAGGCCTATAACGCCCTATTGGTGATTAACCCTTATGATGCCACGATTATAGATGCTTATGGATTACCCAGTTTAATTAAAAACGCTAGCGCCCTAGCCTTCATGGATAACCAGCTCATCATCACCGGCTACTCCAAACACCATGATATTTTTTATACTTTAGATATTTCTAATCTCTCTTTTGATCTGCCTCCTGCAGAAAAACCCACCCTTAAAGCACCCACTTTACAAACGCATGGTTGCTAA
- a CDS encoding YbgC/FadM family acyl-CoA thioesterase, translating into MQLRVYYEDTDSTGFVYHANYLKYCERARSEVFFQANTTPQKDRYGFVIKSLQADFIAPALLGDFLEVITKPIVLKKVSLSLQQEVLRLENKPVLLFSMQIKLGFVDLSTKRPASIPDSFLEILHGFYA; encoded by the coding sequence ATGCAATTAAGAGTTTATTACGAGGATACAGATAGCACGGGTTTTGTCTACCATGCTAATTATCTTAAGTACTGCGAGAGAGCCAGAAGTGAGGTTTTTTTTCAAGCTAACACCACCCCACAAAAGGATCGGTATGGGTTTGTGATTAAAAGCTTGCAAGCAGACTTTATAGCCCCAGCACTTTTAGGGGATTTTTTAGAAGTGATCACAAAACCCATCGTGCTTAAAAAAGTAAGCTTAAGTTTACAACAAGAAGTTTTAAGGCTAGAAAACAAACCCGTGTTGCTTTTTAGCATGCAAATTAAACTAGGCTTTGTTGATTTATCCACTAAAAGGCCGGCTAGTATTCCTGATTCTTTTTTAGAGATATTGCATGGATTCTACGCATAA
- a CDS encoding sodium-dependent transporter, giving the protein MHSFSRLGFVLAALGSSIGLGHIWRFPYMAGTSGGGGFVILFLVLALTVGLTMLIAEMVIGQSTQKDVASAFDALDPHPNKRRWKYAGLMLFTGPIILTFYSIVLGWVFYYLFVVSFNLPTDVKTSEQILNNLLEDSILKQLAGFSLTLWLTAWIVSKGIKDGIEKLNFILMPLLFIVFIGLLIYASTQNSFGKALDFMFGIRLADINQKVFVNALGQVFFALSLGIGINIAYASSTHHKQDLLQSAIWVVLPGICISLIAGLMIFTFVFEYGANPSQGAGLIFVSLPVVFSKMGVIGSVVSILFLSALAFAGITSTIALLEPPVRYLVDKNYSRTQATWLVTLGIFLVGVLLILSLNKTYKPHLSFFNKDLFDLTDFFSTSILMPLWGLVSVIFVGWVVSKTKLYAVSLHFLSKQVFLIWVFLLKYIAPLVILIIWVVKLIQG; this is encoded by the coding sequence GTGCATAGCTTTTCCAGATTGGGTTTTGTGTTGGCCGCTTTAGGAAGCTCGATAGGCTTAGGGCATATTTGGCGCTTTCCTTACATGGCTGGAACTAGCGGAGGGGGCGGATTTGTGATTTTATTTTTAGTTCTTGCGCTCACCGTTGGGCTTACCATGCTCATTGCTGAAATGGTGATTGGGCAAAGCACCCAAAAAGATGTCGCCTCCGCCTTTGATGCACTCGATCCACACCCTAATAAAAGACGCTGGAAATATGCAGGTTTGATGCTCTTTACGGGGCCTATTATCTTGACTTTTTATTCTATTGTCTTAGGCTGGGTGTTTTATTATTTATTTGTCGTGAGTTTTAACTTGCCCACAGATGTTAAAACTTCAGAACAAATTCTTAATAACCTCCTAGAAGACTCCATTCTTAAACAACTAGCTGGTTTTAGCTTGACTTTATGGCTTACTGCTTGGATTGTTTCTAAGGGAATTAAAGACGGGATTGAAAAACTTAATTTTATTTTAATGCCCTTGCTATTTATTGTCTTTATTGGCTTATTGATCTATGCAAGCACGCAAAACTCCTTTGGTAAGGCTTTAGATTTTATGTTTGGTATCCGCTTAGCAGACATTAATCAAAAAGTTTTTGTTAACGCCTTAGGTCAGGTTTTCTTTGCGCTTAGTTTAGGCATTGGGATTAATATCGCCTATGCCTCCTCTACCCACCATAAGCAGGATTTACTCCAAAGCGCAATTTGGGTGGTTTTACCCGGTATTTGTATTTCTCTAATTGCCGGTTTAATGATTTTTACCTTTGTCTTTGAATACGGAGCTAACCCTTCACAAGGCGCAGGCCTTATTTTTGTCTCTTTACCGGTGGTTTTTTCTAAAATGGGAGTAATAGGAAGCGTGGTTTCTATTCTTTTCTTATCAGCCCTAGCTTTTGCAGGCATCACCTCCACTATTGCTTTATTAGAACCTCCAGTGCGCTATTTAGTGGATAAAAACTATTCACGCACACAAGCCACTTGGCTTGTTACGCTAGGGATTTTTCTTGTGGGTGTACTTTTGATTCTTTCTTTGAATAAAACTTACAAACCCCATTTGAGTTTTTTCAATAAAGATCTCTTTGATTTGACAGATTTTTTCTCTACTTCTATCCTAATGCCTTTATGGGGGTTAGTCTCGGTTATCTTTGTAGGCTGGGTGGTGAGTAAAACTAAACTCTATGCAGTGAGTTTACACTTTCTGAGCAAACAGGTTTTTTTAATATGGGTATTTCTCTTAAAATATATCGCTCCTTTGGTTATTCTCATTATTTGGGTGGTTAAACTCATCCAAGGTTAG
- a CDS encoding cysteine ABC transporter substrate-binding protein produces MRAFLKFFGVFSALVALSLVGCSDHKSKAQEGLSAIKERGILRVGVFSDKPPFGFVDSKGQYQGFDVYIAKRMAKDLLGDAKKIQFIPVEAAARVEFLKANKVDVIMANFTKTREREAVVDFAKPYMKVALGVVSKGGVIKSVADLKSKNQPLIVNKGTTADFYFSRNYPYIHLLKYDQNTETFLALKNNRGIALAHDNTLLFAWVKQNPEFKVGIPNLGEQDVIAPAVKKGDKALLDWLDQEIDKLTKSGFMKEAYNTTLKPIYGNDINPSAVIFEQ; encoded by the coding sequence ATGCGTGCATTCTTAAAGTTCTTTGGAGTTTTTAGCGCTTTGGTAGCGCTCTCTTTAGTTGGGTGTTCTGATCACAAATCCAAAGCTCAAGAGGGGCTTTCTGCTATCAAAGAAAGAGGAATATTAAGAGTAGGCGTTTTTAGCGATAAGCCTCCCTTTGGTTTTGTAGATAGCAAGGGGCAATATCAGGGTTTTGATGTTTACATTGCTAAACGGATGGCTAAAGATCTGTTAGGCGATGCAAAGAAAATCCAGTTTATACCTGTGGAGGCAGCTGCGCGGGTGGAATTTTTAAAGGCTAATAAAGTAGATGTGATCATGGCTAATTTTACTAAAACTAGAGAAAGAGAGGCAGTAGTGGATTTTGCTAAGCCTTATATGAAAGTGGCTTTAGGCGTGGTGTCTAAAGGTGGGGTCATTAAAAGCGTTGCTGATCTTAAGAGCAAAAATCAACCTTTGATTGTCAATAAAGGCACGACGGCAGATTTTTACTTCTCTAGAAATTATCCCTATATCCACCTGCTTAAATACGATCAAAATACCGAAACTTTCTTAGCCCTTAAAAATAATCGTGGGATAGCCTTAGCACACGATAATACGCTTTTATTTGCATGGGTAAAACAAAACCCCGAATTTAAAGTGGGCATTCCTAATTTAGGCGAGCAAGATGTAATTGCTCCAGCGGTGAAAAAGGGCGATAAGGCTCTATTAGATTGGCTCGATCAAGAAATAGACAAGCTCACTAAAAGTGGTTTTATGAAGGAGGCTTATAACACCACGCTTAAACCTATTTATGGCAATGATATTAACCCTAGCGCGGTTATTTTTGAGCAATGA
- a CDS encoding D-2-hydroxyacid dehydrogenase has translation MKPIAVVLEALSLGRKNKLDALAEFVELISYPGTSQDLVLERCKDAEIVVLNKVPLDGQTLKSLPKLKCICITATGTNMIDHAVAKQLGIQIKNVAGYSTHSVTMHTFALALSLLSNMAYYDHYCKSGEYCKSEIFTHFNKGAYSLENRQWGIIGLGAIGKNVARIAQSFGAHVSYTSTSGRNSDNTYPQKSLETLLQKSDVISIHAPLNNQTHNLIRTKELKLLKERAILINVGRGGIVNEEEVAKALKEQNFYYATDVLEKEPMVANHPFLDKSIQPKLLLTPHIAWGYGDSIKKLIIATIENVKEYLQSRG, from the coding sequence ATGAAACCTATAGCTGTTGTACTAGAGGCGCTTTCTCTAGGGCGTAAAAATAAGTTAGACGCTTTGGCTGAGTTTGTAGAGCTTATTTCTTATCCGGGAACTTCTCAGGATTTAGTGCTAGAGCGTTGTAAAGATGCTGAGATTGTGGTTTTAAATAAAGTCCCGCTAGATGGGCAAACTCTAAAATCCCTTCCTAAACTCAAATGTATCTGTATCACCGCTACGGGTACAAATATGATCGATCACGCTGTGGCAAAACAATTAGGCATACAAATTAAAAATGTCGCCGGCTACTCTACCCATAGCGTTACTATGCATACTTTTGCTTTAGCTTTGAGTTTACTTTCTAATATGGCCTATTATGATCACTACTGTAAGAGTGGGGAGTATTGCAAGAGTGAGATTTTTACCCATTTTAATAAAGGCGCTTACTCTTTAGAAAATAGACAATGGGGGATTATTGGGCTTGGGGCGATTGGTAAGAATGTGGCGCGTATTGCGCAGAGTTTTGGCGCGCATGTGAGCTATACCTCCACTAGTGGGCGCAATAGCGATAATACTTACCCGCAAAAATCCCTAGAAACTCTTTTGCAAAAAAGCGATGTGATCTCTATCCACGCGCCTCTTAACAATCAAACCCATAATTTAATCCGCACCAAAGAACTTAAGCTCCTCAAAGAAAGAGCTATTTTAATCAATGTGGGGCGGGGTGGGATTGTTAATGAGGAGGAGGTAGCTAAGGCGCTTAAAGAACAAAACTTTTACTACGCTACAGATGTGTTAGAAAAAGAGCCTATGGTGGCTAATCACCCTTTTTTAGATAAAAGTATCCAGCCTAAGCTTTTACTCACACCCCACATCGCATGGGGTTATGGGGATTCAATTAAAAAGCTCATTATAGCCACGATTGAAAATGTAAAGGAATATTTACAATCTAGGGGTTAA
- a CDS encoding sodium-dependent transporter, translating into MGFSRLGFILATLGSSIGLGHIWRFPYMAGSNGGGAFVLLYLGLALSLGIAMLLVDMIIGNLGRKDVVSCYEHLNTKHKKVWRFSAIFLCTGPMILSFYTVVLGWVFYYLVKVSFHLPSSLKASKALFTHLSTVDLFWPILGFSLWLWLTVYIVSKGIKEGIERLSLYLMPLLFLVFIGLLIYAMSMPSFHEALHYMFVFDSSKITMQVLISALGQMFFSLSLGVGTIATYAAFTKSDENLLGSSLWVVLPGIAISLIAGLMIFTFVFNFHGQPSQGVGLVFISLPLVFHQMGLAGSIIALLFFLALIFAGITSTVSIVEPTVLYLMHHFKWNRTRACWLVGLLTYILGLLVILSSCKDYASMLTFGGKNIFAWMDFITSSILMPLGGLFSVIFLGYFMDKKRIYKSSKRFLSRLGFLVWFFAVRFVAPVVVFLILVLQFSKNA; encoded by the coding sequence TTGGGTTTTTCAAGACTCGGATTTATTTTAGCCACTTTGGGTAGTTCAATTGGATTAGGGCATATTTGGCGCTTTCCTTACATGGCAGGTAGCAATGGTGGGGGGGCTTTTGTTTTACTGTACTTGGGTTTAGCTTTAAGTTTGGGCATTGCTATGTTGCTAGTAGATATGATCATTGGAAACTTGGGGCGTAAAGATGTTGTGTCTTGTTATGAGCACCTCAACACCAAGCACAAAAAAGTTTGGCGTTTTAGCGCAATTTTTTTATGCACAGGCCCTATGATCTTATCTTTTTACACAGTTGTACTAGGCTGGGTTTTTTACTATCTTGTTAAAGTTAGTTTTCATTTACCTAGCTCTTTAAAAGCCTCCAAAGCCTTATTTACACATCTTAGCACTGTGGATTTATTTTGGCCAATTTTGGGCTTTAGTTTGTGGTTGTGGCTCACTGTTTATATCGTCTCTAAGGGTATTAAAGAGGGGATTGAGCGCCTAAGTTTATATCTCATGCCTCTTTTATTTTTGGTTTTTATCGGGCTTTTAATTTACGCCATGTCCATGCCAAGTTTTCATGAAGCTTTGCATTATATGTTTGTCTTTGATAGTAGCAAGATCACCATGCAAGTTTTAATTAGCGCGCTAGGGCAAATGTTTTTTTCTTTGAGTTTAGGCGTGGGGACTATTGCTACCTATGCTGCCTTTACTAAATCTGATGAGAATTTATTAGGGAGTTCTTTATGGGTGGTGTTGCCCGGTATTGCTATTTCTCTGATTGCTGGCTTAATGATCTTTACCTTTGTTTTTAATTTCCATGGCCAACCCTCACAAGGGGTAGGTTTAGTTTTTATTTCTCTACCACTTGTATTCCACCAAATGGGATTAGCAGGCTCTATTATAGCTCTCTTATTCTTTTTGGCCTTGATTTTTGCAGGCATCACCTCTACTGTTTCTATCGTTGAGCCTACTGTTTTATATTTAATGCACCATTTTAAATGGAATCGCACCCGAGCATGTTGGCTTGTTGGTTTATTAACTTATATTTTAGGTTTATTAGTTATTCTATCTAGTTGTAAAGATTATGCGTCAATGCTTACTTTTGGGGGCAAGAACATTTTTGCTTGGATGGATTTTATCACCTCTAGTATACTCATGCCTTTGGGTGGGTTGTTTTCTGTGATCTTTTTAGGCTATTTCATGGATAAAAAACGCATTTACAAATCTAGTAAACGCTTTTTGAGTCGCTTGGGCTTTTTAGTGTGGTTTTTTGCGGTGCGCTTTGTTGCACCTGTGGTTGTCTTTTTAATTTTAGTTTTGCAATTTAGCAAAAATGCGTAG
- a CDS encoding amino acid ABC transporter permease, whose amino-acid sequence MNRLYLARLFEGLKTTLFIALLSIVISIIGGLLMGVVMAFCTKSIRFLCHLYLESVRIIPLLVWLFVVYFGLSAWFNLHISAEVASVAVFSVWGIAEMMDLTRGALTSISPHQTYSAKALGLKPMQITFFILFPQAFLALLPSSVNLFTRMIKTTSLVSLIGTIDLLKVGQQMIEVNLFKMPHASFYVYGWIFVVYFMLCYPLSCLSKWLEKKIPQGLICQF is encoded by the coding sequence ATAAACCGGCTTTATCTAGCCCGTCTCTTTGAAGGCTTAAAAACCACGCTATTTATCGCCCTGCTTTCCATTGTTATTTCTATTATCGGGGGGCTTTTAATGGGGGTTGTGATGGCTTTTTGTACTAAATCTATACGCTTTTTATGCCATCTGTATTTGGAGAGTGTGCGCATTATCCCCCTGCTTGTTTGGCTCTTTGTGGTGTATTTTGGGCTTTCTGCATGGTTTAACTTACATATTAGCGCAGAGGTTGCTAGCGTGGCGGTTTTTAGTGTGTGGGGCATAGCTGAAATGATGGATTTAACCAGAGGCGCACTCACCTCCATTAGCCCACACCAAACTTATAGCGCAAAGGCTCTAGGCTTAAAACCCATGCAAATTACCTTTTTTATTCTTTTCCCTCAGGCCTTTCTTGCCCTTTTACCCTCTAGTGTCAATCTCTTTACCCGCATGATCAAAACCACCTCGCTTGTATCTTTAATCGGTACGATAGATTTATTAAAGGTAGGCCAACAAATGATTGAAGTTAATCTCTTTAAAATGCCCCATGCAAGTTTTTATGTCTATGGCTGGATTTTTGTGGTGTACTTTATGCTTTGTTACCCGCTCTCTTGTTTAAGCAAGTGGCTAGAGAAAAAAATACCACAGGGGCTAATATGCCAATTTTAG
- a CDS encoding HP0495 family protein, which produces MDSTHKATITYPCLWEYSLITDKPKALLEELPHLLENLKYQVYTKNTSAQGKYTSMKLSLVVSSDAERYALFEKLSNHAFVKWVL; this is translated from the coding sequence ATGGATTCTACGCATAAAGCAACTATTACCTACCCTTGTTTGTGGGAATATAGCCTTATCACAGACAAGCCAAAGGCTCTTTTAGAGGAATTACCCCATCTCTTAGAAAATCTTAAATACCAAGTTTATACCAAAAACACCAGCGCTCAGGGCAAGTACACCAGCATGAAACTCTCCTTAGTGGTGAGTAGCGATGCAGAGCGCTACGCACTTTTTGAAAAGCTTAGCAACCATGCGTTTGTAAAGTGGGTGCTTTAA
- a CDS encoding amino acid ABC transporter permease codes for MELNWPFMLHVIPAFVQGLKISLLIAFFGILGATLLGFLVALLLFFKTPFFAPCARVYVEIARNTPLLIQLFFLYYGLKEIGFSLSAMQCAIIGLSFLGGAYMAESFLLGLKALPKVQTEAALSLGLNRLQSLYYVLLPQSLAISLPSLGANVIFLLKETSVVSAIALADVMFVAKDLIGIYYKTTEALILLVLTYLVVLLPLSLLFRALEQFYKKKTW; via the coding sequence TTGGAGCTTAATTGGCCTTTTATGTTGCATGTAATCCCTGCTTTTGTGCAGGGTTTAAAAATCAGCCTTTTAATTGCCTTTTTTGGGATTTTAGGCGCAACTTTGCTAGGTTTTTTAGTAGCACTTTTGTTGTTTTTTAAAACGCCTTTTTTTGCGCCCTGTGCGCGGGTGTATGTAGAAATTGCTAGAAATACCCCCCTTCTTATCCAGCTTTTCTTTTTATACTACGGCTTAAAAGAAATTGGTTTTTCTTTAAGCGCTATGCAATGTGCCATTATCGGGCTTTCTTTTTTAGGTGGGGCTTATATGGCAGAGAGTTTTTTACTCGGTTTAAAAGCCCTGCCTAAAGTGCAAACAGAAGCGGCTTTAAGTTTAGGATTAAATCGCTTACAAAGCCTTTATTATGTCTTGCTCCCACAAAGCCTAGCTATCTCTTTACCCTCTTTAGGTGCTAATGTTATTTTTCTATTAAAAGAAACCTCCGTTGTAAGCGCCATTGCTCTAGCAGATGTGATGTTTGTGGCTAAGGATCTCATAGGCATTTATTACAAAACCACAGAGGCGCTTATTTTGTTAGTCTTAACCTATTTAGTAGTCTTATTGCCTTTGAGCCTACTTTTTAGAGCCCTTGAGCAATTCTACAAGAAAAAAACATGGTAG
- a CDS encoding amino acid ABC transporter ATP-binding protein, which produces MPILETKQLKKAYAEHVVLNGIDFRLQKGEAVVILGPSGCGKSTFLRCLNGLEPIQGGSIFFKGLEISTPKTNWNQIRQHIGMVFQSYELFPHLSVLQNILLGPLKVQKRAKEKVEEKAITLLKRVGLEHKKQAYPRELSGGQKQRVAIVRALCMEPEVMLFDEVTASLDPEMVKEVLDVILELASEGMSMIIVTHEMKFARKVAERIVFFDQGQVVEQAPPQEFFTSPKSERAQKFLEIFNFLGAC; this is translated from the coding sequence ATGCCAATTTTAGAAACCAAACAACTCAAAAAAGCCTATGCAGAGCATGTCGTACTTAATGGCATTGATTTTAGATTGCAAAAGGGTGAGGCGGTAGTGATTTTAGGGCCTAGTGGCTGTGGTAAAAGTACTTTTCTGCGCTGTTTAAATGGGCTAGAACCCATACAAGGAGGTTCGATCTTTTTTAAAGGGCTAGAAATCAGCACGCCTAAGACTAATTGGAATCAAATCCGCCAGCACATTGGCATGGTTTTCCAAAGTTATGAGCTTTTCCCGCATTTAAGCGTCTTGCAAAATATTTTGCTAGGTCCTTTGAAAGTACAAAAACGCGCTAAGGAGAAAGTAGAAGAAAAGGCCATTACTCTTTTAAAACGCGTAGGGCTAGAGCACAAAAAACAAGCCTACCCAAGGGAGCTTAGCGGGGGACAAAAACAAAGGGTTGCCATTGTCCGGGCGCTGTGCATGGAGCCGGAGGTGATGCTTTTTGATGAAGTAACCGCCTCGCTCGATCCAGAGATGGTTAAAGAAGTGTTAGATGTGATTTTAGAGCTAGCTAGTGAGGGAATGAGTATGATTATTGTAACCCATGAAATGAAGTTTGCTAGAAAGGTAGCTGAGCGCATTGTATTTTTTGATCAAGGGCAAGTGGTAGAACAAGCCCCCCCACAGGAATTTTTCACCTCACCTAAATCTGAGCGGGCACAAAAATTTTTAGAAATTTTTAATTTTTTAGGTGCTTGTTAG